A single genomic interval of Chitinophaga sp. 180180018-3 harbors:
- a CDS encoding LamG domain-containing protein, producing MKAIQILKKVSLCSAAMLALFSCSKTIISDPGIPPKGDTGIVSGLIAHWPLDSATLANDVSGHQHNGVSYNTSLTTDRFGNKKGAFYFNGVNSFIAVNDSADLRLTNTDFTVNTWVKLDVYNSSYSSALVTKRDNGPGGYVFGISGSAYASGAGFYGYMNAFSTKVIAKGEWHMLSSVYTVADQKISFYVDGVLNKVATGVTPPNAPATVKLYIGRDDVNSPTNGYFVQGALDDIRIYGRALSATEIQQLYTPADLNTGLIAYWPLDSTNGARDLSGNNHHGIATNTTLTANRSGVAKSAFYFNGSNSFIAVNDSTDLRLTNTDFTVNTWAKLDAYNPSFSSALVTKRDNGPGGYVFGISGSAYASGAGFYGYMNAFSTTVITTGGWHMLSSVYTVVDQKISFYVDGVLNKVVTGITPPNAPATVKLYIGRDDINSPTNGYFVQGALDDIRIYSRSLTAAEVQQLFNLNN from the coding sequence ATGAAGGCAATACAAATCCTGAAAAAAGTTAGCCTATGCAGCGCAGCAATGCTGGCATTATTCTCTTGTTCGAAAACTATCATCAGTGATCCAGGCATACCTCCAAAGGGCGATACCGGCATTGTTAGCGGTTTGATTGCTCATTGGCCGTTAGATAGCGCTACGTTGGCTAACGACGTATCCGGCCATCAACACAATGGTGTTTCCTATAATACCTCGCTCACTACAGACAGGTTCGGGAACAAGAAGGGTGCTTTTTATTTCAATGGCGTCAACAGTTTCATTGCTGTAAATGATTCTGCTGATCTTCGGTTAACCAACACCGACTTCACCGTGAACACGTGGGTGAAGCTGGATGTTTACAATTCTTCCTATAGCTCAGCTTTGGTTACCAAACGCGACAACGGTCCGGGTGGTTACGTTTTTGGGATCAGTGGATCTGCTTATGCCAGCGGTGCAGGCTTCTATGGTTATATGAACGCCTTTAGCACCAAAGTAATTGCCAAAGGGGAGTGGCATATGTTGTCCAGCGTGTATACTGTGGCTGACCAGAAAATAAGTTTTTATGTAGATGGCGTACTGAATAAAGTTGCCACTGGCGTAACCCCGCCTAATGCTCCTGCAACCGTGAAGTTGTACATCGGCCGAGATGACGTTAACTCGCCTACCAATGGCTACTTTGTTCAGGGTGCTTTAGACGATATTCGCATCTATGGCAGAGCGTTGAGTGCCACAGAAATCCAGCAACTGTACACCCCGGCCGATCTTAACACTGGCCTGATCGCTTACTGGCCGCTGGATTCCACTAACGGTGCGCGCGACCTGTCCGGCAATAATCATCATGGTATCGCCACCAACACCACGCTTACAGCAAACAGGTCAGGTGTAGCAAAAAGCGCATTCTACTTCAATGGCTCCAACAGCTTTATTGCTGTAAATGATTCTACCGACCTCCGGTTAACCAATACCGACTTCACAGTAAATACCTGGGCGAAGCTGGATGCTTATAATCCTTCTTTTAGCTCAGCTTTGGTTACCAAACGCGACAATGGTCCGGGTGGTTACGTTTTTGGAATCAGTGGATCTGCTTATGCCAGCGGCGCAGGCTTCTATGGTTACATGAACGCCTTTAGCACCACGGTAATCACCACCGGTGGCTGGCATATGTTGTCCAGCGTGTATACTGTGGTTGATCAGAAAATAAGTTTTTATGTAGATGGCGTACTGAATAAAGTTGTCACTGGCATAACCCCGCCTAATGCTCCTGCAACCGTGAAGTTGTACATCGGCCGCGATGACATTAACTCGCCTACCAACGGCTACTTTGTTCAGGGCGCCCTGGATGATATCCGCATCTATAGCAGATCACTTACGGCAGCCGAAGTACAGCAGTTGTTCAACCTGAACAACTGA